One part of the Alosa alosa isolate M-15738 ecotype Scorff River chromosome 4, AALO_Geno_1.1, whole genome shotgun sequence genome encodes these proteins:
- the LOC125293612 gene encoding neurotensin receptor type 1-like, translating into MLLTSNISSPTEADYLDVNTDIYSKVLVTVIYVVLFTVGCLGNSVTLYIMCKRDSLQNLQSTVHYHLASLAASDLLILLCMPVELYNFIWIHHPWAFGDVVCRGYYFLRDGCSYATALNISSLSIERYMALCHPFKAKRVMSRGRTRKLICGLWAMSLLLASSMLFIMGQHNIGHERICTPNVSTATVKTVLQVNVLLSFVVPMAVVSILNWLIGRQMQRLSQQALLHHSGSPPASGYATEPARSRSLRHGVTVLRVVVVAFVVCWLPYHMRRLMFCYIIEWTEPLYDFYHYFYMMTNVLFYVSSAINPVLYNLVSAKYRELFFATLSSSCLHGFHKRECDRRDNELHHRQQLASPVQHNPLITQQTSLSFSVTNETLT; encoded by the exons atgctcCTAACAAGTAACATTAGTTCTCCGACAGAAGCGGACTATTTGGATGTGAACACAGACATCTACTCAAAAGTCCTGGTAACTGTAATCTACGTGGTGCTTTTTACAGTCGGCTGTCTCGGAAACTCTGTTACACTCTACATCATGTGCAAGAGGGACTCCTTGCAGAATCTCCAGAGTACAGTCCACTACCATTTGGCTAGCCTGGCAGCATCCGATTTACTAATCCTTTTGTGCATGCCGGTCGAGCTGTACAACTTCATCTGGATCCATCACCCATGGGCATTCGGAGACGTTGTCTGCAGAGGCTATTACTTTCTCCGGGACGGATGCTCCTACGCCACCGCACTCAATATCAGCAGCCTCAGTATAGAGCGCTACATGGCACTGTGCCATCCGTTTAAGGCGAAGAGGGTCATGTCGCGGGGGCGCACCCGAAAGCTAATATGCGGACTATGGGCGATGTCGCTTCTTCTCGCTTCGTCAATGCTTTTCATTATGGGGCAACACAACATAGGGCATGAGAGGATCTGCACTCCCAATGTGTCCACTGCTACCGTCAAAACAGTGCTACAG GTCAACGTCTTGCTGTCATTTGTGGTGCCAATGGCTGTGGTGTCTATCCTCAACTGGCTCATTGGCAGACAGATGCAGCGACTTTCCCAGCAGGCATTGTTACATCACTCCGGCAGCCCGCCAGCATCCGGCTATGCCACTGAGCCAGCCCGTTCCCGATCGTTGCGTCACGGCGTAACTGTCCTGC gtgtggtggtggttgccTTCGTTGTGTGCTGGTTGCCGTATCACATGCGGCGTCTCATGTTTTGCTACATTATCGAATGGACAGA ACCCCTGTATGACTTCTACCACTACTTCTATATGATGACGAATGTCCTCTTCTATGTGAGCTCTGCCATCAATCCAGTGCTTTATAACCTGGTTTCGGCCAAGTACCGGGAGCTCTTCTTCGCCACGCTCAGCTCCTCCTGTCTCCACGGCTTTCACAAGAGGGAGTGTGACCGACGAGACAACGAACTCCATCACCGCCAGCAACTGGCCTCACCTGTGCAACATAACCCTCtcataacacaacaaacatcTCTTTCATTTTCAGTTACCAATGAAACACTGACCTGA